In one Gossypium hirsutum isolate 1008001.06 chromosome D09, Gossypium_hirsutum_v2.1, whole genome shotgun sequence genomic region, the following are encoded:
- the LOC107916235 gene encoding receptor-like serine/threonine-protein kinase At4g25390 — MMPRSLPPLQQPPLTHHRPLPIRLILPPIVAFTAAFSILLVLSLCLRKIRRERTVPADSKPPYRFSYSVLRRATSSFSVSRRLGQGGFGSVYRATISNNLHHDHRRSKNIQTVAVKVMDTSSLQGEREFQNELFFVSKLNSSLVVPVLGFSHDRKRRRMLLVYELMPNGNLQNALLHRKCPELMNWKQRFSIAVDIAKGVEYLHGLDPPVIHGDIKPSNILLDQYFSAKIADFGLARLKSEEVKLEIAEDHGSIAETESVATGFEDYGSIAENSEVVTVAVSPPAVATSPEIMEKGSVSVSEGNFDRASAENGKELVNCGGKQSGGSSSDWWWKQDMGAVGESGKVKDYVMEWIGSEIKKERPGNDWITSVASSSYEMKAKSGEKKNKKSKKRLEWWVSMEDDKENNVKRRPTRERWKEEYCAKLSKTNKKKREMAMCHSDDNGGWENWWPLDDARKKKKRSKSSIGSVDWYDSFSGEIPKSGGISSTPSMRGTVCYIAPEYGGSDPSEKCDVYSFGVLLLVLIAGRRPLQVTGSPMAEFQRANLTSWAKHLAQTGKLFDLIDQSIQSLKQEQALLCITVALLCLQKSPARRPSMKEVVAMLTGDADPPQLPTEFSPSPPSRYPFKSRKKVR, encoded by the coding sequence atgatgCCTCGCTCGCTCCCACCGCTGCAGCAACCGCCGTTGACCCACCACCGCCCTTTACCCATACGTCTCATCCTCCCACCTATCGTAGCTTTCACAGCGGCCTTTTCAATCTTACTCGTTCTATCCTTGTGCCTTCGCAAAATTCGACGTGAACGCACTGTTCCCGCCGACTCAAAGCCGCCATACCGGTTTTCGTACTCCGTCCTCCGTCGCGCTACCTCCTCTTTCTCCGTTTCACGGCGCCTCGGTCAAGGGGGCTTTGGCTCTGTTTACCGCGCCACCATCTCTAACAACCTCCATCATGACCACCGCCGAAGCAAAAACATTCAAACCGTCGCTGTTAAGGTGATGGACACCAGTTCTCTTCAGGGCGAACGCGAGTTCCAAAACGAGCTCTTCTTCGTTTCAAAACTCAATTCTTCCCTGGTCGTTCCAGTCCTCGGCTTCTCTCACGACCGAAAACGACGTCGAATGCTCCTTGTTTACGAGCTCATGCCTAACGGCAATCTGCAAAACGCGTTGCTTCATAGAAAATGCCCCGAGTTAATGAACTGGAAACAGAGATTTTCAATTGCTGTTGATATTGCCAAGGGAGTTGAATATCTCCATGGATTAGACCCTCCAGTAATTCACGGAGATATTAAGCCTAGTAACATATTGTTGGATCAGTATTTTTCAGCCAAAATTGCTGATTTTGGACTAGCAAGGTTGAAATCAGAGGAAGTTAAACTGGAAATTGCTGAGGATCATGGATCTATAGCGGAAACAGAGAGTGTAGCTACAGGATTTGAGGATTATGGATCTATTGCGGAGAATTCGGAGGTTGTTACAGTTGCCGTTTCTCCGCCGGCAGTTGCAACATCTCCTGAAATTATGGAGAAAGGAAGCGTGTCGGTCTCGGAGGGGAATTTCGATAGAGCAAGTGCTGAGAATGGAAAAGAATTGGTCAACTGTGGCGGGAAGCAGAGTGGCGGCTCCAGCAGCGATTGGTGGTGGAAGCAAGATATGGGCGCAGTGGGAGAGAGTGGGAAAGTGAAGGATTATGTGATGGAATGGATAGGAAGTGAGATTAAGAAAGAGAGACCCGGTAATGATTGGATTACTTCAGTGGCTTCTTCAAGTTACGAAATGAAAGCTAAATCGGGggagaagaagaataagaagagCAAAAAACGATTGGAATGGTGGGTGTCAATGGAGGACGATAAGGAAAACAATGTAAAGAGGAGACCGACGAGGGAGCGGTGGAAAGAGGAGTATTGCGCAAAGCTttcaaaaacaaacaaaaagaagagAGAGATGGCAATGTGCCATAGTGATGATAATGGTGGTTGGGAGAATTGGTGGCCGCTTGATGATgcgaggaagaagaagaagaggagtaAAAGCAGTATTGGAAGTGTGGACTGGTATGATTCATTTAGTGGGGAGATTCCCAAGAGTGGTGGGATTAGCAGTACCCCCAGTATGAGAGGAACCGTTTGCTACATTGCTCCTGAGTATGGAGGAAGTGATCCATCAGAGAAGTGTGATGTTTACAGCTTTGGAGTTCTACTATTGGTTCTCATTGCAGGGAGGCGACCCTTGCAGGTTACAGGCTCTCCTATGGCGGAGTTTCAGCGGGCCAATCTCACTTCCTGGGCGAAGCATCTTGCACAAACTGGGAAGCTCTTTGATTTGATTGACCAGAGTATACAGTCTTTGAAACAAGAACAGGCTCTTTTGTGTATCACAGTTGCTTTGCTTTGTTTGCAGAAATCACCGGCTCGTCGCCCTTCCATGAAGGAAGTTGTTGCCATGCTCACTGGTGACGCCGACCCGCCTCAGCTACCTACTGAATTTTCCCCCTCACCACCATCACGTTACCCATTTAAGTCACGGAAGAAGGTCCGGTGA